From Wolbachia endosymbiont (group A) of Longitarsus flavicornis, the proteins below share one genomic window:
- a CDS encoding amino acid ABC transporter ATP-binding protein — MIKMHNICKLFNNIPVLNNINLIIEQSIVGLAGPSGSGKSTLLRCIQKLEVLDSGSIECDDSTGFVFQDFQLFPHMTVWENLTYAPKLKNKTQDQSYSLLESLGIASKKNDYPSNLSGGQKQRVALARSLMMNPKILLCDEPTSGLDVATIVDIVELLQSVRDMGITMIIASHNLDFLTKISDRIILLKNGKIIVDINPKEIDEPTNYLKSNY; from the coding sequence ATGATAAAAATGCATAATATTTGTAAATTATTTAATAATATTCCAGTACTTAATAATATTAACCTGATTATAGAACAATCTATAGTTGGTCTTGCTGGTCCTTCTGGTAGTGGTAAATCAACATTGTTACGTTGTATACAAAAACTCGAAGTTTTAGATTCTGGTAGCATTGAATGCGATGATAGTACTGGATTTGTATTTCAGGATTTTCAACTTTTCCCACATATGACTGTCTGGGAAAATCTTACATACGCTCCCAAGCTTAAAAATAAAACTCAGGATCAAAGTTATTCACTACTTGAGTCTTTGGGTATTGCCTCTAAAAAAAATGATTACCCTAGTAATCTATCCGGTGGGCAAAAACAGCGGGTTGCGCTTGCCAGAAGTTTAATGATGAATCCAAAGATTCTATTATGCGATGAGCCAACGTCTGGTTTAGATGTAGCAACAATAGTCGACATTGTGGAACTACTACAATCAGTTAGAGATATGGGTATTACTATGATTATCGCTTCTCACAATTTGGATTTTTTAACGAAAATATCAGATCGGATTATTCTGTTAAAAAATGGAAAAATAATTGTAGATATCAATCCTAAAGAAATTGATGAACCAACAAACTATTTAAAAAGTAATTATTAA